The following are from one region of the Arcobacter defluvii genome:
- a CDS encoding PAS domain S-box protein yields the protein MRIEKNFIFDKIKCNVLIVDNSKVINEILTKEFNNKGYITFNVSTIEKAKEIIKKEKINYLLFDINLIEIKDTNFITILNKNSIKFFALSKEKNNEKKEFFTNIGAIDFIIKDDFLVNRSKQILETIEKIEKNKNNTILIIDDSSNKQQKFKNLLEKRNYQVVLSSNLDDFSKIIDSTQPDLVLLNGNSKNYNLISFLEKNEFLINKLQIPIILKDIKNISNIKEAYNLGVVDILRTPVLIEELYLKIDLWIDYKKRQKESIHSSLLLQEYKDAVDESSIVSKTNDKGIITYVNKQFCLLSGYKKEELIGKSHNIVRHPDSSKKLFEEIWDTIKNKKRIWKGKIKNKKKDGGYYWVEAFIKPILDKNGNIEEFIALRNDITEQENVKEYFKLKLKGSEENLNHSIKLAKEYENAIDISNILLRTNNFGEITYVNDKFLELTKFSRKELIGADYKIFKHEDIEDSLFKNLELLIDNKKIFNKILNNKSKNGDNYWINITIVPIKDDNNFTIEYMWIINDLTELFKLNEEIQSTQKEIIYKMGEIGETRSKETGNHVKRVAEYSKLLALLYGIDKNEADNLLIASPMHDIGKVGIPDSILKKPDKLTIEEFELMKEHSIIGYNILKDSNRDILKTAAIVAKEHHEKYDGSGYPLGLKGEEIHIYGRITAIADVFDALGSDRCYKKAWKDEKIFELLKKEKGKHFDPILVDLFFENIDEFIEIRNKYKD from the coding sequence ATGAGAATTGAAAAGAATTTTATTTTTGATAAAATTAAATGTAATGTTTTAATAGTAGATAACTCAAAAGTTATAAATGAAATATTGACAAAAGAGTTTAATAATAAAGGTTACATAACTTTTAATGTATCAACAATAGAAAAAGCAAAAGAAATAATCAAAAAAGAAAAAATAAACTATTTATTATTTGATATAAATCTTATTGAAATAAAAGATACTAATTTTATTACTATTTTAAATAAAAATTCTATAAAGTTTTTTGCTTTATCAAAAGAAAAAAACAATGAGAAAAAAGAGTTTTTTACAAATATTGGAGCTATTGATTTTATTATAAAAGATGATTTTTTGGTAAATAGAAGTAAACAAATCCTTGAAACTATCGAAAAAATTGAAAAAAATAAAAACAATACAATTTTAATTATTGATGATTCTTCTAATAAACAACAAAAATTCAAGAATTTACTAGAAAAAAGAAATTATCAAGTTGTTTTATCTTCAAATCTAGATGATTTTTCTAAAATAATAGATTCTACACAGCCTGATTTAGTTTTATTAAATGGCAATTCAAAAAATTATAATCTAATATCTTTTTTAGAAAAAAATGAATTTTTAATTAATAAATTACAAATTCCAATAATATTAAAAGATATAAAAAATATATCAAATATCAAAGAGGCTTATAATTTAGGTGTTGTAGATATTTTAAGAACACCAGTTTTAATTGAAGAATTATATTTAAAAATTGATTTATGGATTGATTATAAAAAAAGACAAAAAGAATCAATTCATTCTTCTTTATTATTGCAAGAATACAAAGATGCAGTTGATGAAAGTTCAATTGTTTCAAAAACAAATGATAAAGGAATTATAACTTATGTAAATAAACAATTTTGTTTATTATCTGGTTATAAAAAAGAAGAATTAATAGGTAAAAGTCACAATATTGTAAGACATCCAGATAGTTCTAAAAAACTCTTTGAGGAAATTTGGGACACAATAAAAAATAAAAAAAGAATTTGGAAAGGAAAAATAAAAAATAAAAAAAAAGATGGTGGTTATTATTGGGTTGAAGCTTTTATAAAACCTATTTTAGATAAAAATGGAAACATAGAAGAATTTATTGCTTTAAGAAATGATATAACAGAACAAGAAAATGTAAAAGAGTATTTTAAACTAAAATTAAAAGGTTCAGAAGAAAATTTAAATCATTCAATAAAACTTGCAAAAGAGTATGAAAATGCAATTGATATAAGTAATATCTTATTAAGAACTAATAACTTTGGAGAGATTACTTATGTGAATGACAAGTTTTTAGAACTAACTAAATTTTCAAGAAAAGAGTTAATTGGAGCAGATTATAAAATTTTCAAACATGAGGATATTGAAGATTCTTTATTTAAAAATCTTGAACTGTTAATCGATAATAAAAAGATTTTTAATAAAATTTTAAATAATAAATCAAAAAATGGTGATAATTACTGGATAAATATAACTATTGTTCCAATTAAAGATGATAATAATTTTACGATTGAATATATGTGGATTATAAATGATTTAACAGAATTATTTAAATTAAATGAAGAAATTCAATCAACTCAAAAAGAGATTATCTATAAAATGGGAGAAATTGGAGAAACAAGAAGTAAAGAAACAGGAAATCATGTAAAAAGAGTTGCAGAATATTCTAAACTTCTAGCTTTGTTATATGGTATTGATAAAAATGAAGCTGATAATCTTTTAATTGCTTCCCCGATGCATGATATTGGAAAAGTTGGTATCCCTGATTCTATATTGAAAAAACCTGATAAACTAACAATTGAAGAATTTGAATTAATGAAAGAACACTCTATAATTGGATATAACATTTTGAAAGATTCAAATAGAGATATTTTAAAAACTGCTGCTATTGTAGCAAAAGAACATCATGAAAAATATGATGGAAGTGGCTATCCTTTGGGATTAAAAGGTGAAGAAATCCACATTTATGGAAGAATAACAGCTATTGCAGATGTTTTTGATGCGCTTGGAAGTGATAGATGTTACAAAAAAGCATGGAAAGATGAAAAAATTTTTGAATTATTAAAAAAAGAAAAAGGAAAACATTTCGATCCAATACTTGTAGACCTATTTTTCGAGAATATCGATGAATTTATTGAGATTAGAAATAAATATAAAGATTAA
- a CDS encoding acyl-CoA thioesterase, which produces MSSEEVKREKSLTMTMLMTPDKANFSGKNVHGGEILKMLDHVAYACAARYTGMYAVTLSVDMVLFKDPIKIGSLVTFHASVNYTGRTSMEIGIKVISEDIKDHTIKNTNVCYFTMIAVDEHGKPAPVPKLDLVTEDDKRRYNDAIQRREIRMASRHSK; this is translated from the coding sequence ATGAGTAGTGAAGAAGTAAAAAGAGAAAAGTCTCTTACAATGACTATGTTAATGACTCCAGATAAAGCTAATTTTTCTGGGAAAAATGTTCATGGTGGTGAAATCTTAAAAATGTTAGATCATGTTGCATATGCTTGTGCAGCAAGATACACAGGAATGTATGCTGTGACATTATCAGTTGATATGGTTTTATTTAAAGACCCTATAAAAATAGGTTCTCTTGTTACTTTCCATGCTTCTGTTAATTATACAGGAAGAACATCGATGGAAATTGGAATTAAAGTAATTTCAGAAGATATAAAAGATCATACGATTAAAAATACAAATGTTTGTTATTTTACTATGATTGCAGTTGATGAACATGGTAAACCAGCTCCTGTACCAAAATTAGATTTAGTAACAGAAGATGATAAAAGAAGATATAATGATGCAATTCAAAGAAGAGAAATTAGAATGGCTTCTAGACATTCAAAATAA
- the abc-f gene encoding ribosomal protection-like ABC-F family protein: MVQTVNLKKAFGPRVLFQDINLKLDTGKRYGLIGANGAGKTTFLKILSGQEEATEGEVQIQNGKKVGVLSQNQFAYENYSIFDTVLLGNKKLYDAVKEKEELYMSPEFTDEVNNRLAELEIICCEEDPTYEYDVKITRILEDLGFPASSHQDLMSTLTGGDKFKVLLAQVLYPKPDVLFLDEPTNNLDIATIGWLENQLQHHDGTMVVISHDRHFLNAVCTHILDVDFKQIREFTGTYDDWYIASTLIAKQNEKDVSKKLKEKEELEKFIARFSANASKAKQATSRQKQLDKLDVGAIQVSSRRDPSIIFKQKREVGKELLTVKNISKSYDDHIVLNDISFTVEKGDKIALIGTNGIGKTTLCEILEGNLKPDSGEVLWGATIQNSYFPQNATDIIEGDITLYDWLRNCDRDADISEIRNCLGRMLFNGQEQEKKVNSCSGGEKHRMMLSKIMLEQGNFLVLDEPTNHLDLEAIIALGEGLNDYAGSVICVSHDRELLDAYANRIIEIQPGGTIVDFKGTYEEYIESKEEA; this comes from the coding sequence ATGGTTCAAACTGTCAATCTTAAAAAAGCTTTTGGTCCAAGAGTTTTATTTCAAGATATAAATTTAAAATTAGATACGGGGAAAAGATACGGACTTATCGGTGCAAATGGTGCTGGTAAGACTACATTTTTAAAAATATTATCAGGTCAAGAAGAAGCAACAGAGGGTGAAGTTCAAATCCAAAATGGTAAAAAAGTTGGAGTATTATCACAAAATCAATTTGCATATGAAAATTACTCAATTTTTGATACAGTTCTTTTAGGAAATAAAAAATTATATGACGCTGTAAAAGAAAAAGAAGAACTTTATATGAGTCCAGAATTTACTGATGAAGTAAATAATAGACTTGCTGAACTTGAAATTATCTGTTGTGAAGAAGATCCAACTTATGAATATGATGTAAAAATTACAAGAATTTTAGAAGATTTAGGATTTCCAGCTTCATCTCATCAAGATTTAATGAGTACATTAACTGGTGGAGATAAATTTAAAGTTTTATTAGCACAAGTTTTATATCCAAAACCAGATGTTTTATTTTTAGATGAGCCTACTAATAACTTAGATATTGCAACAATTGGTTGGTTAGAAAATCAATTACAACATCATGATGGAACAATGGTTGTAATTTCTCACGATAGACACTTTTTAAATGCAGTTTGTACTCATATTTTAGATGTTGATTTTAAACAAATTAGAGAATTTACTGGAACTTATGATGATTGGTATATTGCATCAACTTTAATTGCAAAACAAAATGAAAAAGATGTTAGTAAAAAATTAAAAGAAAAAGAAGAACTTGAAAAATTTATCGCTAGATTTAGTGCAAATGCTTCTAAAGCAAAACAAGCAACTTCAAGACAAAAACAACTTGATAAACTAGATGTTGGTGCAATTCAAGTATCAAGCAGACGTGATCCTTCTATTATTTTTAAACAAAAAAGAGAGGTAGGAAAAGAGCTATTAACAGTTAAAAATATCTCTAAATCTTATGATGACCATATTGTTTTAAATGATATTTCATTTACAGTAGAAAAAGGTGATAAAATTGCTCTTATTGGAACAAATGGTATTGGAAAAACTACTTTATGTGAAATCTTAGAAGGGAATTTAAAACCTGATAGTGGAGAAGTTCTATGGGGTGCAACTATTCAAAATTCTTATTTCCCACAAAATGCAACAGATATAATTGAAGGTGATATTACACTTTATGATTGGTTAAGAAATTGTGATAGAGATGCTGATATTTCTGAAATTAGAAATTGTCTTGGAAGAATGTTGTTTAATGGTCAAGAGCAAGAGAAAAAAGTAAACTCATGTTCGGGGGGAGAAAAACACAGAATGATGCTTTCTAAAATCATGTTAGAACAAGGGAATTTCTTAGTTTTAGATGAACCTACAAATCACTTAGATTTAGAAGCAATTATTGCTTTAGGTGAAGGTTTAAATGATTATGCTGGATCTGTTATTTGTGTATCTCACGATAGGGAATTATTAGATGCTTATGCAAATAGAATTATTGAAATCCAACCAGGTGGAACAATAGTTGATTTTAAAGGAACTTATGAAGAATATATTGAATCTAAAGAAGAGGCTTAA
- a CDS encoding iron-containing alcohol dehydrogenase produces MQNFTYRNPTRIEFGKNKEKNIGKYISEYGVKKVLLTYGSNRIKKDGLFDIVIESLKEFNIEFIELGGIISNPVLSKVREGITLAKEQKVEAILSLGGGSVLDSSKSIAVGALDDGDVWDFFIGSRTIEKALNVFDIITLAATGSEMNSFAVVTNEKTKEKYSIMSNHIYPKVSVINPELQKSVSKDYLVYSAADIIAHSIEGYFTAKVHPTIISKYVESNISTVIETTEILLKDSENYDARAEFAWAATNALNGTTYLGVSEYSFPNHMIEHSLSALFNVAHGAGLSVVMPAWMKWYYRNNTAQFERFANEIFGVYSSQEGIEALENWFNKIGTPTKLGQLNIKQSDIVVIVENILNNAKHSRLDNIYTKEVLTQILNNAL; encoded by the coding sequence ATGCAAAATTTTACATACAGAAATCCAACAAGAATAGAATTTGGGAAAAATAAAGAAAAAAATATAGGGAAATATATAAGTGAGTATGGAGTTAAAAAAGTGCTTTTAACTTATGGTAGTAATAGAATAAAAAAAGATGGTTTATTTGATATTGTAATTGAAAGTCTAAAAGAGTTTAATATTGAATTTATAGAACTTGGTGGAATTATAAGTAATCCTGTTTTATCAAAAGTAAGAGAAGGAATAACTTTAGCAAAAGAACAAAAAGTTGAAGCAATTTTAAGTCTAGGAGGAGGTTCTGTACTAGATAGTTCTAAATCAATTGCAGTTGGTGCTTTGGATGATGGAGATGTTTGGGATTTTTTTATTGGTAGTAGAACTATTGAAAAAGCTTTAAATGTTTTTGATATTATCACATTAGCTGCAACTGGAAGTGAGATGAACTCTTTTGCCGTTGTAACAAATGAAAAGACAAAAGAAAAATATTCAATTATGTCAAATCATATTTATCCTAAAGTCTCAGTTATAAATCCAGAACTTCAAAAATCAGTATCAAAAGATTATTTAGTTTATTCTGCAGCTGATATTATTGCTCATTCTATTGAAGGATATTTTACTGCAAAAGTTCATCCAACTATAATTTCAAAATATGTGGAATCAAATATTTCAACAGTTATTGAAACTACTGAAATCTTACTAAAAGATAGTGAAAATTATGATGCAAGAGCAGAATTTGCATGGGCTGCAACAAATGCTTTAAATGGTACAACTTATTTAGGAGTTAGTGAATATTCTTTTCCAAATCATATGATAGAACACTCTTTATCAGCTTTATTTAATGTTGCTCATGGAGCAGGATTATCAGTTGTAATGCCAGCTTGGATGAAATGGTACTATAGAAATAATACAGCTCAATTTGAAAGATTTGCAAATGAAATTTTTGGAGTTTACTCTTCTCAAGAAGGAATAGAAGCACTAGAAAATTGGTTTAATAAAATTGGAACACCAACAAAATTAGGTCAGTTAAATATAAAACAAAGTGATATAGTAGTTATTGTTGAAAATATTTTAAATAATGCAAAACATTCAAGATTAGATAATATTTATACTAAAGAAGTATTAACTCAAATTTTAAATAATGCTTTATAA
- a CDS encoding AraC family transcriptional regulator: MNYQKNLINYIENKNQEGIIDTNISALKFFITTEQSEFTSVVYEPSLCIILQGEKAIGFADEMYSYDSTRYLLACTHIPVKVKINMASKDLPYIALMVKFSLEEIYEVLKQTTNYKIENKIDVQKGFCLYQLDETLLEPIYRLVKLLEKNEKDIEFFSSLIKKEIIYILLQTSSDFLKHHVLEGTLTNQIVKAISEIKNNFDKTINMKDLSKSIGISESSLYQNFKKVTSMSPLQFQKKIRLEEAKNILLSQNIEASEVAFCVGYESPSQFSREYSRMFGMSPKAHSFYIKNNSIA; this comes from the coding sequence ATGAATTATCAAAAAAATTTAATAAATTATATAGAAAATAAAAATCAAGAGGGAATAATTGACACAAATATTTCAGCTCTTAAATTTTTTATAACAACTGAACAAAGTGAATTCACAAGTGTTGTTTATGAGCCTTCTTTATGTATTATTTTACAAGGAGAGAAGGCTATAGGATTTGCTGATGAGATGTATAGTTATGATTCTACTAGATATTTATTAGCTTGTACACATATTCCTGTAAAAGTTAAAATAAATATGGCTTCAAAAGATTTGCCTTATATTGCTTTGATGGTAAAATTTTCACTGGAAGAAATTTATGAAGTTTTAAAACAAACTACAAATTATAAAATTGAAAATAAAATAGATGTTCAAAAAGGGTTTTGCTTATATCAATTAGATGAAACTCTATTGGAACCTATTTATAGATTAGTAAAACTACTTGAAAAAAATGAAAAAGATATTGAATTTTTTTCTTCTTTAATCAAAAAAGAGATAATTTATATTCTGTTACAAACAAGCAGTGATTTTCTAAAACATCATGTTTTAGAAGGAACTTTAACAAATCAAATAGTAAAAGCAATAAGTGAAATAAAAAATAATTTTGATAAAACTATTAATATGAAAGATTTATCAAAATCTATTGGTATTAGCGAATCATCTTTATACCAAAATTTTAAAAAAGTTACTTCAATGTCTCCTTTGCAATTTCAAAAAAAGATTAGATTAGAAGAAGCAAAAAATATTTTGCTTAGCCAAAATATTGAAGCTTCTGAAGTTGCATTTTGTGTTGGTTATGAATCTCCTTCTCAATTTAGCAGAGAATATTCAAGAATGTTTGGAATGTCACCTAAAGCTCACTCCTTTTATATTAAAAATAATAGTATTGCTTAA
- a CDS encoding diguanylate cyclase, with the protein MRLKSILFLFVFIFSLNSYATTQNQKIKLQLQWKHQFEFAGFYMAKEKGFYQKFGIDVEFIESDGKTNITDKILNEENQIGVWGSGIINEWLNGKDVVFLANYFKRSPLALITKPEIRTPEDLVGKRVMIPFFDVSSASFQQMFKFFNISKDSLNIVEPNFKIPDFEKDNIDASSTFLPNEPYYFIKNGIPYNILDPNNYGVEFYDVNLFSSRKFVEQNSVLIKDFIEATNKGWDYALKNVDETVNVILEKYNTQNKTKDALIFEANESKKFILQKNYPLGSIDINKVKKISELYIELGFAPKRDNLEDLLFISNESTISLTNKEKAFLKDNPIIKVSNEINFPPFDFSIGGEPYGFSIDLLNLLSKKIGLKFEYVNGNWVELYNDFKDKKIDLLHTLSKTSQRENDGFFSEPYLWYQTHFIIRKDNPDIQNIEDLNGKILVVGKYWASEEYISKNYPKIKLLVVDSFEDMLEAVSKGEAYALIGENLIFKYLTKKRGFTNLKLSLPFDEFNSLERTSYRFLVSKDKPILNQLLNKGLKSLTFKELNELEEKWFGKENDIKEFDNSSIKLNEEEVVYLSKKRLIKMCVDPNWMPLERINENGLHEGISADLIKTMSHKLNLNIELVKTSSWKQSLDFIKNKECDILSLAMKTKEREEYLDFTTPYFSSPFVIATLDKELFVENIEHILDKKIALVKDYAFTEFLKKKYPNTKFVEVNNVKEGLTLLSEKKVFAFIDTLISIGYTIKENSFYNIKVAGKLDEKWELSIATRNDESILNKIFEKAVNSLSDNDKQIAYNKWFSIKFEQSVDYSMLWKILIPIFLLIFISTYWNRKLYSEKEKTKKALDSLKKLQDILEIKNFELQRISNTDKLTTLYNRHKLDEVLKYELSRFNRTNISFGLIILDIDFFKDVNDTFGHNIGDEVLVEISSLLKKNVRSSDILGRWGGEEFLIIAPDSKEKDLLLFAEKLRKEIENYNFGIVGKKTCSFGVTISKINDTETSIVNRADKALYIVKNSGRNKVQFL; encoded by the coding sequence TTGAGATTAAAAAGTATTCTTTTTCTTTTTGTTTTTATTTTCTCATTAAATTCTTATGCAACTACTCAAAATCAAAAAATAAAACTTCAACTACAATGGAAACACCAATTTGAATTTGCTGGTTTTTATATGGCAAAAGAAAAAGGTTTTTACCAAAAATTTGGGATAGATGTAGAGTTTATAGAGTCGGATGGAAAAACAAATATTACAGATAAAATATTAAATGAAGAGAATCAGATTGGTGTTTGGGGTTCAGGGATAATAAATGAATGGCTAAATGGTAAAGATGTTGTTTTTCTTGCTAATTATTTTAAAAGATCTCCTCTTGCATTAATAACAAAACCAGAAATTAGAACGCCTGAAGATTTAGTTGGAAAAAGAGTAATGATACCTTTTTTTGATGTATCAAGTGCAAGTTTTCAACAGATGTTTAAATTTTTTAACATTTCTAAAGATAGTTTAAATATAGTTGAGCCAAATTTTAAAATTCCAGATTTTGAAAAAGATAATATTGATGCAAGTTCAACTTTTTTACCAAATGAACCATACTATTTTATAAAAAATGGAATCCCTTATAATATTTTAGACCCTAATAATTATGGTGTAGAGTTTTATGATGTTAATCTTTTTAGTTCAAGAAAATTTGTAGAGCAAAATTCAGTATTAATAAAAGATTTTATAGAAGCAACGAATAAAGGTTGGGATTATGCTTTAAAAAATGTAGATGAAACTGTAAATGTAATTTTAGAAAAATATAATACTCAAAATAAAACAAAAGATGCACTTATTTTTGAAGCAAATGAGAGTAAAAAATTTATTTTACAAAAAAATTATCCATTAGGAAGTATTGATATTAATAAAGTGAAAAAAATTTCTGAATTATACATTGAGTTAGGATTTGCTCCTAAAAGAGATAATTTAGAAGATTTACTTTTTATATCAAATGAATCTACAATTTCTTTGACTAATAAAGAAAAAGCTTTTTTGAAAGATAATCCAATAATAAAAGTAAGTAATGAGATAAATTTTCCTCCTTTTGATTTTTCTATTGGTGGAGAACCGTATGGTTTTAGTATAGATTTATTGAACCTTTTATCAAAAAAGATAGGATTAAAATTTGAGTATGTAAATGGTAATTGGGTTGAATTATATAATGATTTTAAAGATAAAAAAATAGATTTATTGCATACTTTGAGTAAAACTTCTCAAAGAGAAAATGATGGTTTTTTCTCTGAACCATATCTTTGGTATCAAACACACTTTATTATTAGAAAAGATAATCCTGATATACAGAATATTGAAGATTTAAATGGAAAAATATTAGTCGTAGGAAAATATTGGGCAAGTGAAGAGTATATTTCAAAAAACTATCCAAAAATAAAATTATTAGTTGTTGATAGTTTTGAAGATATGTTAGAGGCCGTTTCTAAGGGTGAAGCTTATGCTTTAATCGGTGAAAATCTAATTTTTAAATATCTAACTAAAAAAAGAGGTTTTACAAATCTGAAGTTATCATTGCCTTTTGATGAATTTAATAGTTTAGAAAGAACTTCTTATCGATTTTTGGTTTCTAAAGATAAGCCTATTTTAAATCAACTTTTAAATAAAGGATTAAAAAGTTTAACCTTTAAAGAGTTAAATGAATTAGAAGAAAAATGGTTTGGAAAAGAAAATGATATTAAAGAATTTGACAATTCAAGTATAAAACTTAATGAAGAAGAAGTAGTTTATTTATCAAAAAAAAGATTGATTAAAATGTGTGTTGATCCTAATTGGATGCCTCTTGAAAGAATAAATGAAAATGGTTTACATGAAGGAATATCAGCAGATTTGATAAAAACTATGTCACATAAATTGAATCTCAATATTGAATTAGTAAAAACATCTTCTTGGAAACAGAGTTTAGATTTTATAAAAAATAAAGAATGTGATATTTTATCTCTAGCTATGAAAACAAAAGAAAGAGAAGAGTATTTAGATTTTACAACTCCATATTTTTCTTCTCCTTTTGTTATTGCTACTTTGGATAAAGAGTTATTTGTTGAAAATATTGAACACATTTTAGATAAAAAAATTGCATTAGTAAAAGATTATGCTTTTACTGAATTTTTAAAGAAAAAATATCCTAATACGAAGTTTGTAGAGGTAAATAATGTAAAAGAAGGTTTGACTTTACTCTCTGAAAAAAAAGTTTTTGCATTTATTGATACTTTAATTTCTATTGGTTATACAATTAAAGAAAATAGTTTTTATAATATAAAAGTTGCAGGTAAACTTGATGAAAAATGGGAATTATCTATTGCAACGAGAAATGATGAATCTATTTTAAATAAAATTTTTGAAAAAGCAGTAAATTCACTTTCTGATAATGATAAACAAATTGCTTATAATAAGTGGTTTTCAATAAAATTTGAACAATCAGTAGATTATTCGATGTTATGGAAGATTTTAATTCCTATATTCCTTTTAATTTTTATTTCTACTTATTGGAATAGAAAACTTTATAGTGAGAAAGAAAAAACAAAAAAAGCATTGGATTCATTGAAAAAACTTCAAGATATATTAGAAATAAAAAATTTTGAATTGCAAAGAATTTCAAATACAGATAAATTAACTACGCTTTATAATAGACATAAATTAGATGAAGTTTTAAAATATGAATTATCAAGATTTAATAGAACAAATATAAGTTTTGGATTAATTATTTTAGATATTGATTTTTTTAAAGATGTAAATGATACTTTTGGACATAATATAGGAGATGAAGTTTTAGTTGAAATTTCATCACTTCTTAAAAAAAATGTTAGAAGTAGCGATATTCTAGGAAGATGGGGTGGAGAAGAGTTTTTGATTATTGCTCCTGATTCAAAAGAAAAAGATCTTCTTTTATTTGCAGAAAAACTAAGAAAAGAGATAGAAAATTATAACTTTGGTATAGTTGGTAAAAAAACTTGTAGTTTTGGTGTAACAATTAGCAAAATTAATGATACTGAAACTTCTATTGTAAATAGAGCAGATAAAGCTTTATATATAGTAAAAAATAGTGGTAGAAATAAAGTGCAATTTTTATAA
- a CDS encoding response regulator transcription factor, translating to MINYISLEEYGKKISVLFVEDDENIIKEMGFLLGDIFEKVDIAVDGKEGFFKYSENYKLDKNYYDLVITDIQMPNMNGIELIKNIYKLNDKQKVIVLSAHNEADYLMELVNIGISQFILKPIDYNNFLEVIYKISKNIYELKYKKDIKISNLVEIDKDLFWNKELKQLSLKDKVIKLTKKEFYLIELLLKYPEKIYTNEEIITYLWKDDFTNQADISNLKNIISRLRKKIPLLNIENIYSFGYRLTIKN from the coding sequence TTGATAAATTATATCTCCTTAGAAGAATATGGTAAAAAAATATCGGTTTTATTTGTTGAAGATGATGAAAATATAATAAAAGAGATGGGTTTTTTACTAGGAGATATATTTGAAAAAGTTGATATTGCTGTTGATGGTAAAGAAGGTTTTTTTAAATATAGTGAAAACTATAAATTAGATAAAAATTATTATGATTTAGTAATTACTGATATTCAAATGCCAAATATGAATGGAATTGAATTGATAAAAAATATTTATAAATTAAATGATAAACAAAAAGTTATTGTTTTATCTGCTCACAATGAAGCTGACTATTTGATGGAACTTGTAAATATTGGAATTTCTCAATTTATTTTAAAACCTATTGACTATAACAATTTTTTAGAAGTAATCTATAAAATATCAAAAAATATTTATGAATTAAAATATAAAAAAGATATTAAAATTTCAAATTTAGTAGAAATTGATAAAGATTTATTTTGGAATAAAGAGTTAAAACAATTAAGTTTAAAAGATAAAGTTATAAAGTTAACAAAAAAAGAGTTTTATTTAATAGAATTACTTTTAAAATACCCAGAAAAAATCTATACAAATGAAGAAATAATAACTTATCTATGGAAAGATGATTTTACAAATCAGGCTGATATTTCTAATTTAAAAAATATTATTTCAAGACTTAGAAAGAAAATACCACTTTTAAATATAGAAAATATTTATAGCTTTGGTTATAGATTAACTATAAAAAATTAG